ctcggCCCGATCCAGAATCCACACCTCCAAAACCGTCACATCCATCTCTTCTGTTCCTGGCGGCGGCATCAAAGTCCTCTGCTTAGATGGCACCTCCTACACGGGAAGCTTCACCCTCGGCGCCGACGGAATCCACAGCGTAGTCCGCAaaaccatcctctccctctccccccctcccatcaccccgTCCCCGTTAAAAACGCGCTACTCCCTCCTCTggttctccttccccctccttcccaccatccCGGCCAGCTCCGCTTTCGAAGTCCACTCCAAAAAACCTCTGCCTCCAAGTCCTCGCAAACGAGAAATCCAACGTCCAATTCTGCTTTCTCtaccagctcctcctccctgatAACTCACCCTCCAAGAAATTTACCCAGTCCGATATCGAAGCCATCATCTCCCGCCCTGATGTATCTTCCCGCCCGCTGGGGGGGTCCGGCCTAACAGTCAAGGACGCCTGGCGGTTAAAGTCAAAATGCGGCATCACACCGCTAGAAGAAGGCATCCTCAAGCCTGAGTGGCATTTCGGAAACCAGATGGTTCTCGTCGGGGACGCGGCGCACAAAGTCACGCCGACGATTGGGCAGGGGCTGAACATGGGCTTGTTGGATGTGGTTTCGCTCGCAAATCAAGTGTCCGAGTTCGTGGGCTCTGCCGGGTCCAGCCGGGAGAaagttttggggggtttggatgGGGCGTTTAGACGGTACCGAGCCGAGAGGCTTGAGAGCGTGGAGAAAGATTACAAGAGGTCCGGGGTGGTGACGAGGCTGACCTGCTGGCGGGAGTGGCGGTTTAAACTGTTCGAcagggtggtgatgccgaTTCCGGGGGTCGATGTCCTGCTTGTGAACAAGGTTAACTCGCCCATCATGGCGAGGGGCCTTGTGTTTAGGGGGATAAGAGTGGAGAGGGAACCATTTGAGGGGAGGGTCAAATGGAAGGAAAAGATGCCGCTTCTAGACAAAACAGCGCATGAtgaggagagaaaagagagtgggggttgagggtaCTTGATGAGGGCCTCTTGGGCAGGCGGCAATGGTAGAAA
The window above is part of the Podospora bellae-mahoneyi strain CBS 112042 chromosome 3, whole genome shotgun sequence genome. Proteins encoded here:
- a CDS encoding hypothetical protein (EggNog:ENOG503NVII; COG:C), whose amino-acid sequence is MPPTMDISVIIVGGGPVGLTAAHAFSKLGIDFALLERRDIIAEDVGASIVLWPHGIRIMAQLGLLDQLLSIGTELMSGTFQTVNGKAFLRTSSPQLCKTKIHTSKTVTSISSVPGGGIKVLCLDGTSYTGSFTLGADGIHSVSTPKNLCLQVLANEKSNVQFCFLYQLLLPDNSPSKKFTQSDIEAIISRPDVSSRPLGGSGLTVKDAWRLKSKCGITPLEEGILKPEWHFGNQMVLVGDAAHKVTPTIGQGLNMGLLDVVSLANQVSEFVGSAGSSREKVLGGLDGAFRRYRAERLESVEKDYKRSGVVTRLTCWREWRFKLFDRVVMPIPGVDVLLVNKVNSPIMARGLVFRGIRVEREPFEGRVKWKEKMPLLDKTAHDEERKESGG